GCTTCCTTCCTCCCCCGCCTTCCCCAGGTATTCGAACCATTCCCGGGTCGCCTCCCCGATGCTTTCCGGGGTCCAGACCGGCGCTTCCCGCCAGTAGTCGATGTTTTCGAGCATGATCCCGACGCCTTCCTCGATCGGGACCCGGGCTTCCCAACCCAGTGCCCGGCGGATCTTGGAAACGTCGGCGTGGGTGCAGTCCGGTTCCCCGGGCCGTTTGGGGATGTGGATATGTCCCCCCCCCAGCAGCTCGACCAGGCGGTTGACGCTGACCGGCCGGCCGCTGCCCACGTTGAAGATCTCGCCCGAAACATCGGACTGGGCAGCGGCCAGGCAGGCGGCGGCCACGTCGGTGACGAAGGTGAAGTCCCGGGTCTGTTCGCCGTCGCCGACCACGGTGAAGGGCTCCCCGGCCAGTTTCTGGGCGAGGAAGACCCCGAAGACCGCCCCGTAGGTCCCGGAGGTGCGGGAGCGCGGGCCGTAGACGTTGAAGAAACGCACGGAAACGGCGGGAAGCCCGTAGACTTGAGCCCAGTGCATGACGTACTGCTCGCCCACGTTCTTGGTCAGAGCGTAGGGGTACTGGGGCCGGATCGGCGCCGTCTCCGGGGTCGGGTAGGCGTCGGGGATGCCGTAGCAGGACGAGGAGGCGGCGTAGACGAGGCGCTTGACGCCGGCCGCCCGCGCGGCCTCGAGCACGCTGATGGTGCCGTCGACGTTGGATCGGTGGTAACCGAGCGGGTTGCGGATGGAGGGGACGATGTCGGCCAGAGCGGCCAG
This DNA window, taken from bacterium, encodes the following:
- a CDS encoding SDR family oxidoreductase, encoding MKALVTGGAGFIGSHLVELLLEKGHDVEVIDNLSTGREQNLNLLRTERRPGFHKLDIVDHASLLPLFDGADWVFHLAALADIVPSIRNPLGYHRSNVDGTISVLEAARAAGVKRLVYAASSSCYGIPDAYPTPETAPIRPQYPYALTKNVGEQYVMHWAQVYGLPAVSVRFFNVYGPRSRTSGTYGAVFGVFLAQKLAGEPFTVVGDGEQTRDFTFVTDVAAACLAAAQSDVSGEIFNVGSGRPVSVNRLVELLGGGHIHIPKRPGEPDCTHADVSKIRRALGWEARVPIEEGVGIMLENIDYWREAPVWTPESIGEATREWFEYLGKAGEEGSREHGA